From a single Natranaerobius trueperi genomic region:
- a CDS encoding stalk domain-containing protein, whose protein sequence is MKLSIKKSIGLFLTTALILTMSAGIALAGTDFSYSASSVRDVDPDDPDTGDDGAEFTVRFREADGEVLENEDVVFYVSSDRDTENLDMVSDYDELDEIIDNEVWRIEAETDGDGEVVFEVYSSIPGGATIEVGDWDEEDEEMRRTVRRGSQDIHFGSEDITDLYLEVDERYPRVGEDFILTVEAFDGNFESGEGLDIVIKEEKDDDDFEEIETIETDEDGIAELRLDQSQLGDYRYKAIYEGDDDDVESDTVVVNIDEVGDIDRIEAYQDTKFVEDGQDDFEVFFALYDEYENKVPDTDEVVITVTDPDGDTYDRDNREVSLAVEDDEDEDTYNMFVVEVDQDRIDLLGTYEIEARVSGTTIRDSIDVTVSKFGDVDDLELELSEETAVVDDADDDDYYGEVYLIDEDDLKRKYDTDDEEIIFSTDSYSVAGIDRDTGDITIRGEGEAEISAYHKETGLEATATLVVGDQAEDIEIESNIEPGSLSGEVKMTYVDEDGRRAHGEGGYVITRNDDVEVTNEEDFDSGRATFDVEVDSFGTYELRAITDEGVNKTFEITFSEEKEEEYDLTFIVEDEDKSTVEGAKVSIDGNTYETDMIGYVEISNLEAGYQRYTVEADGYETYKGSITLSDDTDKVITLSKEDSASSQNIIMSLDERGYLVDGEEKIFEVAPRAIDGRTFLPFRTLGETMGAYVEYNQADQSVIATRDDRRVVFYLGEKTAYVNDEEFVMDTKPFVDDDLGRTLLPLRFFADAFDAYVEYEQSNQQITIKE, encoded by the coding sequence ATGAAACTTTCCATTAAAAAAAGTATTGGATTATTTCTAACTACAGCTTTAATTCTTACCATGTCAGCAGGGATAGCTCTAGCAGGAACTGATTTCAGCTATTCAGCTAGTAGTGTGAGAGATGTTGACCCTGATGACCCTGACACTGGGGACGATGGTGCCGAATTTACTGTTAGATTTAGAGAAGCTGATGGTGAAGTTTTAGAGAATGAAGATGTAGTCTTTTATGTAAGTTCTGATAGAGATACAGAAAATCTCGATATGGTTAGTGATTACGACGAGCTAGATGAAATAATTGATAACGAAGTGTGGAGAATAGAAGCAGAAACAGACGGTGACGGGGAAGTAGTATTTGAAGTATACAGTTCTATTCCAGGAGGAGCCACTATAGAAGTGGGTGACTGGGACGAAGAGGATGAAGAAATGCGTAGAACTGTAAGACGGGGTAGTCAAGATATTCACTTTGGATCAGAGGATATTACTGATCTATATTTAGAAGTAGATGAACGCTATCCTAGAGTAGGTGAAGATTTTATCTTAACTGTAGAAGCTTTTGACGGTAATTTTGAATCTGGGGAAGGTTTAGATATTGTAATAAAAGAAGAAAAAGATGACGACGATTTTGAAGAGATAGAAACTATTGAAACTGATGAAGACGGTATAGCAGAGCTGAGACTCGATCAAAGTCAACTGGGTGATTACAGGTATAAGGCTATATACGAAGGTGACGATGACGATGTAGAATCTGATACTGTAGTGGTAAATATTGATGAAGTAGGCGATATTGACAGAATAGAAGCATATCAAGACACTAAATTTGTAGAAGACGGTCAAGATGACTTTGAAGTCTTCTTTGCTCTATATGATGAATATGAAAATAAAGTTCCTGATACTGATGAAGTTGTCATTACAGTAACTGATCCTGATGGAGATACTTATGATAGAGATAACCGTGAAGTATCTTTAGCTGTTGAAGATGATGAAGATGAAGATACCTACAATATGTTTGTAGTGGAAGTAGATCAGGATAGAATTGATCTACTTGGAACATATGAAATAGAAGCCAGAGTAAGTGGTACTACTATTAGAGATTCAATAGATGTGACTGTTTCTAAATTTGGAGATGTAGATGATTTAGAACTTGAACTAAGTGAAGAGACAGCAGTGGTAGATGACGCTGATGATGACGATTACTATGGAGAAGTTTATTTAATCGATGAAGATGATCTTAAAAGAAAATATGATACTGATGATGAAGAGATCATCTTTAGTACCGACAGTTATTCTGTTGCAGGTATAGATAGAGATACCGGAGACATTACTATCCGTGGTGAAGGTGAAGCAGAGATCAGTGCATATCATAAAGAGACTGGTTTAGAAGCTACCGCTACTCTAGTAGTAGGTGATCAAGCTGAAGATATTGAAATTGAATCAAATATTGAACCAGGTTCTTTATCTGGTGAAGTTAAAATGACTTATGTAGATGAAGACGGGAGAAGAGCTCATGGAGAAGGTGGTTATGTAATCACAAGAAATGATGATGTTGAAGTTACAAATGAAGAAGACTTTGACTCAGGGCGTGCGACTTTTGATGTGGAAGTAGATAGTTTTGGTACTTATGAGCTTAGAGCTATCACTGATGAGGGTGTAAACAAGACCTTTGAAATAACTTTCAGTGAAGAAAAAGAGGAAGAGTATGACCTTACATTTATCGTAGAAGATGAAGATAAAAGCACTGTAGAAGGTGCTAAAGTTAGCATTGACGGTAATACTTATGAAACTGATATGATTGGGTATGTAGAGATTAGTAATTTAGAAGCAGGGTATCAGAGATACACTGTAGAAGCAGATGGCTATGAGACTTATAAAGGCTCTATTACCCTTTCTGATGATACAGATAAAGTAATTACACTTTCAAAAGAAGATAGTGCTTCTAGTCAGAATATTATCATGAGCTTAGATGAAAGGGGATATTTAGTAGACGGAGAAGAAAAAATATTTGAGGTGGCACCTCGTGCTATAGATGGAAGGACTTTTCTTCCCTTTAGAACTCTAGGTGAGACTATGGGAGCTTATGTAGAGTATAACCAAGCAGATCAGTCGGTAATTGCTACAAGAGACGATAGAAGAGTTGTCTTTTATCTAGGAGAAAAAACTGCTTATGTAAATGATGAAGAGTTTGTTATGGATACAAAGCCTTTTGTTGATGATGACTTAGGTAGAACTCTACTTCCTTTGAGATTTTTTGCTGATGCTTTTGATGCTTATGTAGAATATGAACAATCTAATCAACAGATAACTATTAAAGAGTAA
- a CDS encoding aspartyl-phosphate phosphatase Spo0E family protein, whose protein sequence is MSLEKINRLRAKLHELVIENAPYEKILTLSQQLDELIVDHQKEKKDYFEDR, encoded by the coding sequence ATGAGTCTCGAAAAAATTAATAGATTAAGGGCCAAACTTCATGAATTAGTTATAGAAAATGCTCCTTATGAAAAGATCTTAACGTTAAGTCAACAGTTAGATGAACTAATTGTTGATCATCAAAAAGAGAAAAAAGATTATTTTGAAGATAGATGA